From Rhizophagus irregularis chromosome 9, complete sequence, the proteins below share one genomic window:
- a CDS encoding cysteine desulfurase: protein MLRTATSRVLTRGIARNVIPSQRVVMPTLTVGLLNKKRFTSATNPDKAAAVETITQTLVSPSPVSLGFEETEVKKGSRPIYLDMQATTPTDPRVLDAMMPYLTQQYGNPHSRTHAYGWEAEKAIDMARQHVANLIGADAKDIIFTSGATESNNLGIKGVARFYKAKKKHIITTIIEHKCVLDSCRVLSEEGFDVTYLPVQKSGLIDLNQLAETIRPDTSIVSIMTVNNEIGVIQPIEEIGKICRSKKVFFHTDAAQAVGKIPLDVNKMNIDLMSISGHKIYGPKGIGALYCRRKPRVRVEALQSGGGQERGLRSGTVPTPIVVGLGEACRISKEEMQYDANRIDRLSKRLIDGITSKVNHVVRNGDPNATYPGCVNLSFAYVEGESLLMALKDIALSSGSACTSASLEPSYVLRALGADDDMAHSSIRFGIGRFTTEREVDFVVDRVVNHVDRLREMSPLWEMVQEGIDLKSINWSQH, encoded by the exons atgttacGTACAGCTACTTCAAGGGTATTGACACGCGGGATCGCGCGTAATGTTATTCCATCACAAAGAGTAGTAATGCCTACTCTAACAGTtggattattaaataaaaaaaggtttacTTCTGCGACAAATCCTGATAAAGCTGCTGCCGTTGAAACTATAACGCAAACTCTCGTATCTCCTTCACCTG tttctTTAGGGTTTGAGGAGACCGAAGTTAAAAAAGGATCTCGTCCTATTTATTTAGATATGCAAGCTACAACACCCACGGATCCTCGTGTTCTTGACGCAATGATGCCATATTTAACACAACAATATGGAAACCCACATTCTAGAACTCATGCATATGGTTGGGAAGCTGAAAAAGCTATTGATATGGCTCGTCAA CATGTGGCCAATTTAATAGGAGCAGATGCTAaggatattatttttacatcaGGTGCAACTGAATCGAATAACTTGGGTATCAAAGGAGTTGCTCGATTTtataaagctaaaaaaaaacatattatcACGACTATTATT GAACATAAATGTGTACTTGACTCATGTCGCGTTTTATCTGAAGAAGGATTCGATGTCACATATTTACCGGTTCAAAAATCTGGTCTTATTGATTTAAATCAATTAGCAGAAACTATTCGACCAGACACATCAATCGTATCCATCATGACAGTGAATAATGAAATTGGAGTAATACAACCAATTGAAGAGATTGGTAAAATTTGTCGTTCcaaaaaagtatttttccATACAGATGCTGCTCAAGCAGTCGGAAAAATTCCATTGGATGTCAATAAGATGAATATCGATTTAATGAGTATCTCGGGTCATAAGATTTACGGACCGAAAGGGATTGGTGCTTTGTATTGTAGGAGAAAACCTAGAGTTAGAGTCGAAGCTTTACAAAGTGGTGGAGGACAAGAGAGGGGATTAAGAAGTGGAACTGTTCCTACACCTATAGTAGTAGGATTGGGTGAAGCTTGTCGAATCTCTAAGGAAGAAATGCAG taTGATGCAAACCGTATCGACCGTCTTTCGAAAAGATTAATTGATGGAATTACATCGAAAGTAAATCATGTAGTTCGTAATGGTGATCCCAATGCAACATATCCAG GATGTGTTAACCTTTCATTTGCATATGTTGAAGGAGAATCACTTTTAATGGCTCTTAAAGATATAGCACTTTCATCTGGTTCAGCGTGTACATCAGCTTCATTGGAACCTTCTTATGTATTACGTGCATTAGGAGCAGATGATGATATGGCACATTCTAGTATCAGATTTGGTATAGGAAGGTTTACTACTGAAAGAGAAGTTGATTTTGTTGTTGATAGAGTAGTAAACCACGTGGATAGATTGAGAGAAATGTCACCTCTTTGGGAGATG gttcaAGAAGGTATTGATCTCAAATCGATCAACTGGTCTCAACATTAA